A single genomic interval of Novosphingobium ginsenosidimutans harbors:
- a CDS encoding DUF3422 domain-containing protein, which yields MRDHELRRKAVAEMHLRRWPIVESPSTIIQWVVMVADADRAEELAAIKAKAAASDTVQNPTHLDGALGPDLRFSWERHSEGTSLTLFVGGEAGQGFGDLAADERVAAALAWANSLPGEIVRCTRILLTTDDAAAERAMQGVAWERDELVSSHIGNGTMRMWSDFRIKDDGFGRLVVAANGTHPSDLTRTLQQLQELGNYRNRALLGLPLARESWPRLNAAESSLRDLADRVAKDQETDDQLLDSLSDLSLELASLSTAMRFRMDASKAYAQLVEERLEQLRPRPIEGFSSLDDFTQRRFRPAMNTCTASMDRLGELAVRAEQLSSLLRARIDTRIENQNGELLSSMERSISMQVRLQQLVEGLSVVALSYYLLGLIKLVLDGVAKATHSFEASTILALLVVPVVLLVWIAMAFAKRRLFGSGVEK from the coding sequence ATGCGCGATCACGAACTTCGAAGAAAAGCCGTGGCAGAGATGCATCTGCGGCGGTGGCCGATCGTCGAGAGCCCTAGCACGATCATCCAGTGGGTTGTCATGGTTGCCGATGCCGATCGCGCAGAGGAATTGGCGGCGATCAAGGCGAAGGCGGCGGCTTCCGATACCGTCCAGAACCCGACGCATCTTGACGGAGCGCTGGGGCCCGATCTGCGTTTCTCGTGGGAGCGGCACAGCGAAGGCACCAGCCTGACCCTGTTCGTGGGCGGCGAAGCCGGGCAGGGTTTTGGCGATCTGGCGGCGGACGAGCGGGTTGCCGCGGCGCTGGCCTGGGCCAATTCGCTGCCAGGCGAGATTGTCCGCTGCACCCGGATCCTGCTGACCACCGATGACGCCGCCGCCGAACGGGCCATGCAGGGCGTGGCCTGGGAGCGAGACGAGCTTGTTTCCAGCCACATCGGGAACGGCACGATGCGGATGTGGTCCGATTTCCGGATCAAGGACGATGGCTTTGGGCGGCTGGTGGTTGCCGCCAACGGAACCCATCCCAGCGATCTCACCCGGACACTCCAGCAGCTGCAGGAGCTGGGCAACTATCGCAACCGGGCGCTGCTGGGCCTGCCACTGGCGCGCGAATCTTGGCCCCGGCTCAACGCTGCCGAAAGCAGTCTGCGCGATCTGGCTGACCGGGTTGCCAAGGACCAGGAAACCGACGACCAGCTGCTGGATTCGCTGTCCGATCTCTCGCTTGAGCTGGCCAGCCTTTCAACTGCCATGCGTTTCCGGATGGATGCTTCGAAGGCCTATGCCCAGCTGGTGGAAGAGCGGCTGGAGCAACTGCGCCCACGCCCGATCGAAGGCTTTTCCTCGCTCGACGATTTTACGCAGCGGCGCTTCCGGCCGGCGATGAACACCTGCACCGCCAGCATGGACCGGCTGGGGGAACTGGCGGTGCGGGCCGAGCAGCTGTCCTCATTGCTGCGGGCCCGCATCGATACGCGGATCGAAAACCAGAACGGTGAACTGCTGAGCTCAATGGAGCGCAGCATTTCGATGCAGGTCCGCTTGCAGCAACTGGTCGAAGGCTTGTCGGTCGTGGCGCTCAGCTACTATCTGCTCGGGCTAATCAAGCTGGTGCTTGATGGCGTTGCCAAGGCAACCCACAGCTTCGAGGCGAGCACGATCCTGGCCCTGCTGGTTGTCCCGGTGGTGCTGTTGGTCTGGATTGCCATGGCCTTCGCGAAGCGGCGTCTGTTTGGCAGCGGTGTCGAGAAGTAG